Proteins encoded by one window of Dryocola sp. LX212:
- the thiQ gene encoding thiamine ABC transporter ATP-binding protein ThiQ: MLTLTDVTWLYHHLPMRFSLNVDAGERVAVLGPSGAGKSTLLSLIAGFLEPASGEILLDAQEHTRTAPAQRPVSMLFQENNLFNHLSVRDNIGLGMHPGLKLGQQQRQRLQSIAEQMGIGELLDRLPTQLSGGQRQRVALARCLVRQRPILLLDEPFSALDPALRQEMLQLLDDVCAQQRLTLLMVSHNIEDAVRIAKRSLVVVEGRIAWDGDTAILLSGEASASALLGIRKDQA, translated from the coding sequence ATGCTGACGCTGACTGATGTAACCTGGCTTTATCACCACCTGCCGATGCGCTTTTCCCTAAACGTGGACGCGGGCGAACGCGTTGCGGTGCTCGGGCCAAGCGGCGCGGGCAAAAGCACCTTGCTGAGTTTAATCGCTGGGTTTCTGGAGCCTGCCAGCGGGGAGATCCTTTTAGACGCTCAGGAACATACGCGAACCGCCCCCGCCCAGCGCCCGGTTTCGATGCTGTTTCAGGAGAACAATCTGTTCAACCACCTGAGCGTGCGGGACAACATTGGTCTGGGTATGCATCCGGGATTAAAGCTCGGCCAGCAGCAGCGTCAGCGGCTGCAATCTATTGCAGAGCAGATGGGGATCGGGGAGTTGCTCGACCGCCTGCCGACCCAGCTTTCCGGCGGCCAGCGTCAGCGCGTAGCCCTTGCCCGCTGCCTGGTTCGCCAGCGACCCATCCTGCTGCTGGACGAACCTTTTTCGGCCCTTGACCCGGCGCTGCGCCAGGAAATGCTTCAGCTGCTGGATGATGTCTGCGCGCAGCAGCGGCTCACGCTGCTGATGGTTTCCCACAACATTGAGGACGCGGTGCGCATTGCAAAACGGAGTCTTGTCGTGGTGGAGGGCCGCATCGCCTGGGATGGCGACACGGCAATACTTTTAAGCGGCGAAGCGAGCGCTTCAGCCCTGCTCGGCATCAGGAAGGATCAGGCCTGA
- the thiB gene encoding thiamine ABC transporter substrate binding subunit yields the protein MFKKLLPLLMLIAAPVLAKPLLTVYTYDSFSADWGPGPAVKKAFEAECNCELKFVALEDGVSLLNRLRMEGKNSRADVVLGLDNNLIAAATQTKLFAPSNIDTSALKVPGGWQDKTFVPFDYGYFAFVYDKNKLKNPPKSLKELVESDQNWKVIYEDPRTSTPGLGLLLWMQKVYGDKAPEAWAKLAKKTVTVTKGWSEAYGLFLKGEGDLVLSYTTSPAYHIIEEKKDNYAAANFSEGHYLQVEVAARLASSKQPELAAKFMKFITQPGFQNAIPTGNWMYPVTDVKLPEGFSGLNKPQTPLEFTPQQVSDLRASWIAAWLRATSR from the coding sequence GTGTTCAAAAAGTTACTCCCGCTGCTCATGCTCATCGCCGCCCCCGTTTTGGCGAAACCGCTGCTCACCGTCTATACCTACGATTCTTTCTCCGCCGACTGGGGGCCAGGGCCTGCCGTTAAAAAGGCCTTTGAGGCCGAGTGTAACTGCGAGCTGAAATTCGTCGCGCTGGAAGATGGCGTTTCGCTGTTAAACCGTCTGCGCATGGAAGGTAAAAACAGCAGGGCCGACGTGGTGCTGGGCCTGGATAACAACCTGATTGCCGCCGCCACGCAGACCAAACTTTTTGCCCCGAGCAACATTGATACCAGCGCGCTGAAAGTGCCTGGCGGCTGGCAGGACAAAACCTTCGTCCCGTTCGACTATGGCTACTTCGCTTTCGTCTATGACAAAAACAAGCTGAAAAACCCGCCGAAAAGCCTGAAAGAGCTAGTGGAGAGCGACCAGAACTGGAAGGTGATTTACGAGGATCCGCGCACCAGCACGCCGGGCCTGGGCCTGCTGCTGTGGATGCAAAAAGTGTACGGCGATAAAGCGCCGGAGGCCTGGGCGAAGCTTGCGAAGAAAACGGTGACCGTCACTAAAGGCTGGTCTGAAGCCTACGGCCTGTTCCTGAAGGGCGAAGGCGACCTGGTCCTCAGCTATACCACCTCTCCTGCTTATCACATCATTGAAGAGAAGAAAGATAACTATGCCGCCGCGAACTTCAGCGAAGGCCACTATCTCCAGGTTGAAGTCGCGGCCCGCCTGGCCTCAAGCAAGCAGCCGGAGCTGGCAGCGAAGTTCATGAAGTTTATCACCCAGCCAGGTTTTCAGAACGCTATCCCCACCGGCAACTGGATGTACCCCGTTACGGACGTGAAGTTACCGGAAGGCTTTAGCGGCCTGAATAAACCGCAAACTCCGCTGGAGTTCACACCACAACAAGTGTCCGACCTGCGGGCAAGCTGGATAGCCGCATGGCTTCGCGCCACCAGCCGCTAA
- the sgrT gene encoding glucose uptake inhibitor SgrT → MKRLSAVEFYRSYFAATQRVGSGWLARLTAGQRLRMLEDLMQWEVTAPTTDIPLPR, encoded by the coding sequence ATGAAACGGTTATCAGCTGTGGAGTTTTACCGAAGTTACTTTGCCGCAACGCAGCGCGTTGGTTCTGGATGGCTGGCTCGCCTGACAGCAGGGCAACGTCTGAGGATGCTTGAAGACTTAATGCAGTGGGAGGTTACAGCCCCGACGACCGATATCCCGCTTCCTCGCTAA
- the araC gene encoding arabinose operon transcriptional regulator AraC, with translation MPELQNDPLLPGYSFNAHLVAGLTPIEADGPLDFFIDRPLGMKGYILNLTVRGEGVINNQGKNYICRPGDLLLFPPGEVHHYGRSPESKEWYHQWVYFRPRAYWQEWLNWESLFANTGFYRPLDTHQEGFSQLFQQIIDAGQAEGRYAELLAINLLEQLLLRRMEALNASLLPPLDNRVRDACQFISDHLADSHFDIAGVAQHVCLSPSRLSHLFRQQLGVSVLSWREDQRISQAKLLLSTTRMPIASVGRNVGFEDQLYFSRVFKKCTGASPSEFRAGCE, from the coding sequence ATGCCAGAACTGCAAAACGATCCCCTGTTACCCGGCTACTCTTTTAACGCCCATCTGGTGGCTGGCTTAACGCCGATTGAGGCCGACGGCCCGCTGGATTTTTTCATCGACCGGCCGCTGGGCATGAAGGGATATATTCTTAATCTCACCGTGCGCGGCGAAGGGGTGATTAACAACCAGGGCAAGAATTACATCTGCCGCCCCGGCGACCTGCTGCTGTTTCCGCCGGGGGAGGTGCATCACTATGGCCGTTCGCCGGAAAGCAAAGAGTGGTATCACCAGTGGGTTTACTTCCGCCCCCGCGCCTACTGGCAGGAGTGGCTGAACTGGGAGTCGCTGTTCGCCAACACGGGGTTTTATCGCCCGCTTGATACGCATCAGGAAGGGTTTTCGCAGCTGTTTCAGCAGATTATCGACGCGGGCCAGGCGGAGGGACGCTATGCCGAACTGCTGGCGATTAACCTGCTTGAACAGCTGTTATTGCGCCGCATGGAGGCGCTTAACGCCTCCCTTCTGCCGCCGCTGGATAACCGCGTGCGGGATGCCTGCCAGTTTATCAGCGACCATCTTGCGGACAGCCATTTTGATATAGCTGGCGTCGCGCAGCATGTCTGCCTTTCCCCCTCCCGTTTATCGCATCTGTTCCGCCAGCAGCTTGGCGTCAGCGTGCTGAGCTGGCGTGAAGATCAGCGAATCAGCCAGGCGAAGCTGCTGCTTAGCACCACCCGCATGCCGATTGCCAGCGTCGGGCGCAACGTCGGCTTTGAGGATCAGCTCTACTTTTCCCGCGTTTTCAAGAAGTGTACCGGGGCGAGCCCGAGCGAATTCCGCGCCGGATGCGAATAG
- the thiP gene encoding thiamine/thiamine pyrophosphate ABC transporter permease ThiP, with amino-acid sequence MASRHQPLIPGWLFPGLIAATLVVAVALTAFLALWFNAPQTDFRALTQDSYLWHVLRFSFWQAFLSALLSVVPAIFLARALYRRRFPGRLALLRLCAMTLVLPVLVAVFGILTVYGREGWLASLCAWLGVDWSFSPYGLQGILLAHVFFNMPMATRLLLQALENIPGEQRQLAAQLGMQGWNFFRLVEWPWLRRQLLPAGALIFMLCFASFATVLSLGGGPRATTIELAIFQALSFDYDPARAALLALIQMLCCLGLVVMSQRLSKAIPVGVSQVQGWRDPQDNLRRRLCDGALIGLALLLLLPPLLAVIIDGINTGFASVLSQSALWQALFTSLRIAVAAGVLCVVITMMLLWSSRELRLLSRAFAGQALELSGMLILAMPGIVLATGFFLLLNSTVGLPQSADGIVIFTNALMAIPYALKVLENPMLDVADRYGKLCQSLDITGLNRLRLIDLRALKIPLTQALAFSCVLSIGDFGVVALFGNEDFRTLPFYLYQQIGSYRSQDGAVTALILLMLCFILFTLIEKLPGRHADAD; translated from the coding sequence ATGGCTTCGCGCCACCAGCCGCTAATTCCCGGCTGGCTGTTTCCGGGCCTCATCGCTGCCACGCTTGTGGTGGCGGTCGCCCTGACGGCCTTTCTGGCGCTGTGGTTCAACGCGCCGCAGACGGATTTCCGCGCGCTAACCCAGGACAGCTATCTGTGGCACGTCCTGCGCTTCTCATTCTGGCAGGCATTTCTCTCAGCCCTGCTGTCGGTGGTCCCGGCGATTTTCCTCGCCCGGGCGCTTTATCGACGCCGCTTCCCTGGCCGTCTCGCGCTGTTACGCTTATGCGCCATGACGCTGGTCCTGCCGGTGCTGGTTGCGGTGTTTGGCATTCTGACCGTTTATGGGCGAGAGGGCTGGCTGGCCTCGCTTTGTGCCTGGCTCGGCGTTGACTGGTCATTTTCGCCGTATGGCCTGCAGGGCATTCTGCTCGCCCACGTCTTCTTTAATATGCCTATGGCAACCCGGCTGCTACTTCAGGCGCTGGAAAACATTCCCGGCGAACAGCGCCAGCTCGCGGCCCAGCTGGGCATGCAGGGCTGGAATTTCTTCCGCCTGGTCGAATGGCCGTGGCTGCGCCGCCAGCTCCTGCCCGCCGGAGCGCTCATCTTTATGCTCTGCTTCGCAAGCTTCGCCACGGTGCTTTCCCTTGGCGGCGGGCCACGGGCAACCACCATCGAGCTCGCTATTTTCCAGGCGCTCAGCTTTGATTATGACCCCGCCCGCGCCGCCCTTCTTGCGCTGATCCAGATGCTTTGCTGCCTCGGCCTCGTTGTGATGAGCCAGCGGCTGAGCAAAGCGATCCCGGTTGGCGTAAGCCAGGTGCAGGGCTGGCGGGATCCACAGGATAACCTGCGCCGCAGGCTGTGCGACGGGGCGCTTATCGGCCTTGCCCTCCTGCTGCTGCTGCCGCCGCTGCTGGCTGTAATCATTGACGGCATCAATACCGGCTTCGCTTCGGTGCTCTCGCAGTCTGCCCTCTGGCAGGCGCTTTTTACCTCTCTGCGCATTGCCGTTGCCGCAGGTGTTCTCTGCGTGGTTATCACGATGATGCTGCTATGGAGTTCGCGGGAGCTGCGGCTACTTAGTCGAGCTTTCGCCGGACAGGCGCTGGAGCTAAGCGGCATGCTAATCCTCGCCATGCCGGGCATCGTGCTGGCGACGGGCTTTTTCCTGCTACTCAACAGCACCGTCGGGCTACCGCAGTCCGCCGACGGCATCGTGATTTTCACCAACGCGCTAATGGCCATCCCCTACGCGTTAAAAGTGCTGGAGAACCCGATGCTGGACGTAGCCGACCGCTACGGAAAACTCTGCCAGTCGCTGGATATCACGGGCCTCAACCGCCTGCGCCTTATCGATCTGCGGGCGTTAAAAATCCCGCTGACTCAGGCACTTGCCTTTTCCTGTGTGCTATCCATCGGCGATTTTGGCGTGGTGGCGCTGTTTGGCAACGAAGATTTCCGCACGCTGCCATTCTATCTCTATCAACAAATTGGCTCTTACCGCAGCCAGGACGGCGCCGTGACCGCGCTCATCCTGCTGATGCTGTGTTTTATTCTGTTCACCCTGATTGAAAAACTTCCGGGACGCCATGCTGACGCTGACTGA
- the leuD gene encoding 3-isopropylmalate dehydratase small subunit: MAEKFIQHTGLVVPLDAANVDTDAIIPKQFLQKVTRTGFGAHLFNDWRFLDDAGQQPNPEFVLNFPEFKGASVLLARENFGCGSSREHAPWALTDYGFKVVIAPSFADIFYGNSFNNQLLPVTLSEEEVDEMFRLVAANPGIKFVVDLEAQTVTAGENTYAFKIDTFRRHCMLEGLDSIGLTLQHEGAISTYEQKQPAFMR, encoded by the coding sequence ATGGCAGAAAAATTTATCCAACACACCGGCCTGGTCGTTCCGCTGGATGCCGCAAACGTTGATACCGACGCAATTATTCCGAAGCAGTTTTTGCAGAAGGTCACCCGCACCGGCTTTGGCGCGCACCTGTTTAACGACTGGCGTTTCCTGGACGACGCAGGCCAGCAGCCAAACCCGGAATTCGTGCTGAACTTCCCGGAATTTAAAGGGGCTTCTGTCCTGCTGGCGCGTGAAAACTTTGGCTGCGGCTCTTCCCGTGAGCACGCGCCGTGGGCGCTGACCGACTACGGTTTTAAAGTCGTTATCGCACCAAGCTTCGCAGATATCTTCTACGGTAACTCGTTCAACAACCAGCTGCTGCCAGTAACGCTGAGCGAAGAAGAAGTGGATGAGATGTTCAGGCTGGTGGCGGCAAATCCGGGCATTAAATTTGTTGTCGACCTGGAAGCGCAAACCGTGACGGCAGGCGAAAACACGTATGCCTTCAAGATTGATACTTTCCGCCGCCACTGCATGTTAGAAGGGCTGGACAGCATCGGCCTGACGCTGCAGCACGAGGGCGCGATTTCAACCTACGAGCAGAAACAGCCTGCGTTTATGCGCTGA
- a CDS encoding DedA family protein, with translation MEAFLQHLITQSAAYSLIAVMLVAFLESLALVGLILPGTVMMAGLGALIGSGQVDFYHAWAAGIVGCLLGDWISFWLGGRFKGPLHRWSFMKKNKALLDKTEHALHQHSMVTILIGRFIGPTRPLVPMVAGMLDLPVSKFILPNIIGCIFWPPLYFMPGILAGAAIDIPADMQSSSFKWLLLGVALLLWVAGWLCWRWWRSGKSGSDRLTRFLPRGRLHWLAPLTAIAGIASLAALSMHPLMPIYLKIVWKVLSGQA, from the coding sequence ATGGAAGCTTTTCTGCAACACCTTATAACCCAGTCTGCGGCATATTCGCTTATTGCCGTGATGCTGGTGGCATTTCTCGAGTCGCTGGCTCTGGTTGGCCTGATTTTGCCGGGCACGGTGATGATGGCCGGGCTTGGCGCGCTGATCGGCAGCGGTCAGGTCGATTTTTATCACGCCTGGGCGGCGGGGATCGTTGGCTGCCTGCTGGGCGACTGGATTTCGTTCTGGCTGGGCGGGCGCTTTAAAGGGCCGCTGCATCGCTGGTCCTTTATGAAGAAGAACAAGGCGCTGCTCGATAAAACCGAGCATGCGCTGCACCAGCACAGCATGGTCACCATTCTGATTGGCCGCTTTATCGGCCCGACCCGCCCGCTGGTGCCGATGGTGGCGGGCATGTTGGATCTGCCGGTTTCCAAGTTCATACTGCCCAATATCATCGGCTGTATCTTCTGGCCGCCGCTCTACTTTATGCCGGGCATTCTGGCCGGGGCGGCTATCGATATTCCTGCGGATATGCAAAGCAGCAGCTTCAAATGGCTGCTGCTCGGCGTGGCGCTGCTGCTGTGGGTGGCGGGCTGGCTGTGCTGGCGCTGGTGGCGCAGCGGCAAGTCGGGTAGCGATCGCTTAACGCGATTCTTACCGCGTGGGCGGCTGCACTGGCTTGCGCCGCTCACCGCGATCGCAGGTATTGCCAGCCTGGCTGCCCTTTCGATGCATCCGCTGATGCCCATCTATCTGAAGATTGTCTGGAAAGTCCTTTCGGGTCAGGCCTGA
- the sgrR gene encoding HTH-type transcriptional regulator SgrR, with translation MSSARLQQQFIRLWQCCDGKPQETTLNDLADMLSCSRRHMRTLLSAMQDKGWLSWKAEAGRGKRSQLEFLYTGLALQQQRAEDLLEQDRIDQLVQIVGDKAAVRQMLISHLGRSFRQGRHILRVLYYRPLLNLLPGSALRRSETHIARQIFSGLTRINEENGELEADIAHHWQQISPLQWRFYLRPGIHFHHGRELDMLDVMASLQRINSLPLFAHISEITSPTAWTLDIHLSQPDRWLPWLLGSVNAMILPREWATLPKFASQPVGTGPYAVVRNNNNQLKIHAYDDYFGFRALIDEVNFWVLPEIGEDVSCAVQLQGMPDSEKAIESRLEEGCYYLLFDSRSSRCSHEGVRSWLSHVLAPIHLLYGAGEQNQQYWFPAYGLLPRWHHIRPQPMLDKPAGLETITLTWYRAHVEHRIISNIMCKLLAAHGVHLEVKEVDYEEWHAGDVESDIWLNSANFTLPLEFSLYSHLYEVPLIQKCISIDWEADTRKWHSGELALPEWCQQRVENNDILPLIHHWLRIEGQRSMRGVKMNTLGWFDFKSAWFAPPEP, from the coding sequence ATGTCCTCTGCTCGTCTGCAACAACAGTTCATCCGCCTGTGGCAGTGCTGCGACGGTAAGCCGCAAGAGACAACGCTTAACGATCTTGCCGATATGCTCAGCTGTTCACGTCGCCATATGCGTACCTTGCTGAGCGCGATGCAGGACAAAGGCTGGCTGAGCTGGAAGGCCGAGGCCGGGCGTGGAAAGCGTTCTCAGCTGGAATTTTTGTATACCGGGCTGGCGCTGCAGCAGCAGCGGGCGGAGGATCTTCTAGAGCAGGATCGCATCGATCAGCTGGTGCAGATCGTCGGCGATAAAGCCGCTGTTCGCCAGATGCTGATCTCCCACCTCGGGCGCAGCTTCCGCCAGGGCCGGCACATTCTGCGCGTGCTCTACTACCGCCCGCTGTTAAACCTGCTGCCCGGCTCGGCGCTGCGCCGTTCGGAAACGCACATTGCCCGGCAAATCTTCAGCGGCCTGACGCGCATAAATGAGGAAAATGGGGAACTGGAGGCGGATATCGCCCACCACTGGCAGCAGATCTCTCCTTTACAGTGGCGTTTTTATCTTCGTCCCGGCATCCATTTTCACCACGGCCGCGAGCTGGATATGCTGGATGTGATGGCGTCACTCCAGCGCATCAACAGCCTTCCCCTTTTTGCGCACATCAGCGAAATCACTTCACCAACCGCATGGACGCTGGATATTCACCTCTCCCAGCCAGACCGCTGGCTTCCCTGGCTGCTGGGCAGCGTCAACGCCATGATCCTCCCCCGCGAATGGGCAACGCTGCCGAAATTTGCCAGCCAGCCCGTCGGTACCGGCCCCTATGCCGTGGTGCGCAACAATAATAACCAGCTGAAAATCCACGCTTACGACGACTATTTCGGCTTCCGTGCCCTGATTGATGAAGTGAACTTCTGGGTGCTGCCGGAAATAGGTGAAGACGTCAGCTGCGCCGTGCAGCTCCAGGGCATGCCGGACAGCGAGAAAGCCATCGAAAGCAGGCTGGAGGAGGGATGCTACTATCTGCTATTCGACAGCCGCTCATCGCGCTGTAGCCACGAGGGCGTGCGCTCATGGCTGAGCCACGTGCTGGCACCTATTCACCTGCTGTATGGTGCCGGGGAACAAAACCAGCAGTACTGGTTCCCGGCGTACGGCCTGCTGCCCCGCTGGCACCACATCCGCCCGCAGCCAATGCTTGATAAGCCCGCAGGCCTTGAAACCATTACGCTGACCTGGTACCGCGCCCACGTTGAGCACCGCATTATCAGCAATATCATGTGCAAACTGCTTGCGGCGCACGGCGTGCATCTTGAGGTGAAGGAGGTAGATTACGAAGAGTGGCACGCGGGGGACGTGGAGAGCGATATCTGGCTCAACAGCGCCAACTTCACCCTGCCGCTGGAGTTTTCGCTCTACTCGCACCTGTATGAAGTTCCGCTGATTCAGAAATGCATCAGCATCGACTGGGAAGCCGACACCCGTAAGTGGCACAGTGGCGAACTGGCGCTGCCGGAGTGGTGTCAGCAACGCGTTGAGAACAATGATATTTTACCGCTGATTCACCACTGGCTACGCATAGAGGGTCAGCGCAGCATGCGCGGCGTGAAGATGAACACCCTTGGCTGGTTCGATTTTAAATCCGCCTGGTTTGCGCCGCCGGAGCCTTAA
- a CDS encoding sugar efflux transporter, which translates to MIWFLTQGRRLNPIYAAFMVVAFMMGIAGALQAPTLSLFLSREVEVRPFWVGLFYTVNAIAGILVSLLLAKRSDSRGDRRKLIMVCCVMAVANCVLFAFNRHYLTLITLGVMFASIANTAMPQIFALAREYADSSAREVVMFSSVMRAQLSLAWVIGPPLSFMLALNYGFTTMFLIAAGIFVISLAIIFFALPSVARIEQPADVALTEVSGWKDKNVRLLFIASMLMWTCNTMYIIDMPLWVSSDLGLPESLAGLLMGTAAGLEIPAMILAGYYVKRFGKRRMMVIAVAAGVLFYVGLILFHSRTALILLQLFNAVFIGIVAGIGMLWFQDLMPGRPGSATTLFTNSISTGVILAGVLQGALTESYGHYSVYWLIAGLSVVALGLTSRVKNI; encoded by the coding sequence ATGATTTGGTTTCTTACCCAGGGACGACGTCTTAACCCAATCTATGCTGCATTTATGGTTGTCGCTTTTATGATGGGGATTGCGGGAGCGCTCCAGGCGCCAACGCTCAGCCTGTTTTTATCGCGGGAAGTAGAGGTTCGCCCATTCTGGGTAGGGCTGTTTTACACCGTTAACGCCATCGCCGGGATTCTTGTCAGCCTGCTGCTGGCTAAGCGTTCCGACAGCCGGGGCGACAGGCGAAAACTGATTATGGTGTGCTGCGTAATGGCGGTCGCCAACTGCGTGCTTTTCGCCTTTAACCGCCATTATCTGACGCTAATTACCCTCGGCGTGATGTTCGCCTCGATTGCCAATACCGCCATGCCGCAAATTTTCGCCCTGGCGCGAGAATACGCCGACAGCTCGGCGCGTGAAGTGGTGATGTTCAGCTCGGTGATGCGCGCCCAGCTCTCGCTGGCCTGGGTTATCGGCCCGCCGCTCTCTTTTATGCTGGCGCTGAACTACGGTTTCACCACTATGTTCCTTATCGCGGCGGGGATCTTCGTTATCTCGCTGGCGATTATCTTTTTTGCGTTGCCGAGCGTGGCGCGCATCGAACAGCCTGCGGATGTGGCGTTGACCGAGGTCAGCGGCTGGAAGGATAAAAACGTCCGCCTGCTGTTTATCGCCTCGATGCTGATGTGGACCTGCAACACCATGTATATCATCGACATGCCGCTTTGGGTGAGCAGCGATCTGGGCCTGCCCGAATCGCTGGCAGGGCTGCTGATGGGCACGGCGGCGGGGCTGGAGATCCCGGCGATGATCCTCGCCGGTTACTACGTAAAACGGTTTGGTAAGCGGCGGATGATGGTCATTGCCGTGGCGGCTGGCGTGCTGTTTTACGTGGGGCTGATTTTGTTCCACAGCCGCACGGCTCTTATTCTTTTACAGCTTTTCAACGCGGTGTTTATCGGCATCGTGGCGGGGATCGGTATGTTGTGGTTCCAGGACCTGATGCCCGGGCGGCCAGGGTCTGCGACGACATTATTTACTAACAGTATCTCAACCGGGGTCATTCTGGCAGGGGTGCTACAGGGCGCTTTGACGGAGAGCTACGGACATTATTCGGTGTACTGGCTGATTGCGGGGCTGTCGGTGGTGGCGCTGGGGCTGACCAGCCGGGTGAAGAATATTTAA
- the leuC gene encoding 3-isopropylmalate dehydratase large subunit: MAKTLYQKLYDAHVVYEAVDETPLLYIDRHLVHEVTSPQAFDGLRAHKRPVRQPGKTFATMDHNVSTQTKDINASGEMARIQMQELMKNCKEFGVELYDLNHPYQGIVHVMGPEQGITLPGMTIVCGDSHTATHGAFGALAFGIGTSEVEHVLATQTLKQGRAKTMKIEVTGKAAPGITAKDIVLAIIGKTGSAGGTGHVVEFCGSAIQALSMEGRMTLCNMAIEMGAKAGIVAPDETTFNYVKGRLHAPKAADWDDAVAWWKTFTTDEGAKFDSVVTLDAADIAPQVTWGTNPGQVISVNENIPNPDSFTDPVERASAEKALAYMGLKPGIPLTEVAIDKVFIGSCTNSRIEDLRAAAEIAKGRKVAPGVQALVVPGSGPVKAQAEEEGLDKIFIEAGFEWRLPGCSMCLAMNNDRLEPGERCASTSNRNFEGRQGRGGRTHLVSPAMAAAAAVSGHFADIRTLK, translated from the coding sequence ATGGCGAAGACGTTATATCAAAAGTTGTACGACGCGCACGTCGTGTATGAAGCGGTCGATGAGACGCCGCTGCTGTACATCGACCGTCATCTTGTTCACGAAGTTACTTCGCCACAGGCGTTCGACGGCCTGCGCGCCCACAAACGCCCGGTGCGTCAGCCGGGTAAAACCTTCGCGACCATGGACCACAACGTTTCCACACAGACCAAAGACATTAATGCCTCCGGCGAAATGGCCCGCATTCAGATGCAGGAATTAATGAAGAACTGCAAAGAGTTTGGCGTGGAGCTGTACGACCTGAACCACCCCTATCAGGGTATCGTCCACGTGATGGGGCCAGAGCAGGGTATTACTCTGCCGGGCATGACCATCGTCTGCGGCGATTCCCACACCGCCACCCACGGCGCTTTTGGCGCGCTGGCGTTTGGTATCGGCACTTCAGAAGTTGAGCACGTGCTGGCAACGCAAACCCTGAAGCAGGGCCGCGCCAAAACCATGAAGATTGAAGTGACTGGCAAAGCAGCGCCGGGCATCACTGCAAAAGATATCGTGCTGGCAATTATCGGCAAAACCGGCAGCGCGGGCGGCACCGGCCACGTGGTTGAATTCTGCGGCAGCGCCATTCAGGCTTTGTCGATGGAAGGTCGCATGACGCTGTGCAACATGGCAATCGAGATGGGCGCCAAAGCAGGTATTGTTGCACCGGATGAAACCACCTTTAACTATGTGAAAGGCCGTCTGCATGCACCGAAAGCGGCAGACTGGGACGATGCCGTCGCCTGGTGGAAAACCTTCACCACTGACGAAGGCGCTAAGTTTGATTCCGTCGTCACCCTGGACGCCGCCGATATCGCTCCGCAGGTCACGTGGGGAACCAATCCGGGCCAGGTCATTTCCGTCAACGAAAACATCCCTAATCCAGACTCCTTCACCGATCCGGTTGAGCGTGCATCCGCGGAGAAAGCGCTGGCCTATATGGGCCTGAAGCCGGGTATCCCGCTGACCGAAGTGGCTATCGATAAAGTCTTTATCGGCTCCTGTACCAACTCGCGTATCGAAGATTTGCGAGCCGCTGCAGAAATCGCTAAAGGACGCAAGGTTGCACCAGGCGTGCAGGCACTTGTCGTCCCTGGCTCCGGCCCGGTGAAGGCGCAGGCGGAAGAAGAAGGTCTGGATAAGATCTTTATCGAAGCCGGTTTCGAATGGCGTCTGCCGGGCTGTTCCATGTGCCTGGCAATGAACAACGACCGCCTGGAGCCGGGCGAACGCTGCGCCTCCACAAGCAACCGTAACTTTGAAGGCCGTCAGGGCCGCGGCGGGCGTACCCATCTTGTCAGCCCGGCGATGGCCGCTGCCGCTGCCGTATCCGGCCACTTTGCCGACATCCGCACGCTGAAATAA